From Enhydrobacter sp., the proteins below share one genomic window:
- the aceB gene encoding malate synthase A — translation MATLDLPAGVAIDGAIKPGFDKVLTRPALEFVADLQRRFNGRREELLAARVERQKRLDAGEKPDFLKETAKIRESDWTVAPLPKDILDRRVEITGPVDRKMIINALNCGANVFMADFEDASTPTWANMVEGQFNLMDAVRRQIDYTDPQTQKAYKLNDKTAVLFVRPRGWHLLEKHVTVDGKPMSGSLFDFGLYFFHNAKELLARGSGPYFYLPKMESHLEARLWNDVFVHAQNACGVPQKSIKGTVLIETILATFEMDEILWELRDHSAGLNCGRWDYIFSFIKKFREQSWSVLPDRGTVGMTAHFLRSYSQLVIKTCHRREVHAMGGMAAQIPIKNDPAANEAAMERVRADKKREAGDGHDGTWVAHPGLVAIAKAEFDAVMKEANQIARKRQDVHVTAADLIRMPEGPKTEAGLRQNVAVGIGYVEAWLRGIGCVPLFNLMEDAATAEISRAQVWQWVRHGQKLDDGRPITREFVRQIVREENDKVKAQMGEAAYAKGRYEDAAQLMIDLVEQPRFEEFLTLPAYDRIIADEKKAAA, via the coding sequence ATGGCAACTCTCGACCTCCCGGCGGGCGTGGCGATCGACGGCGCGATCAAGCCCGGCTTCGACAAGGTGCTGACCCGGCCGGCGCTCGAGTTCGTCGCCGACCTGCAGCGCCGCTTCAACGGCCGCCGCGAGGAGCTGCTGGCGGCGCGGGTCGAGCGCCAGAAGCGGCTGGACGCCGGCGAGAAGCCGGACTTCCTGAAGGAGACGGCGAAGATCCGCGAGAGCGACTGGACGGTGGCGCCGCTGCCCAAGGACATCCTCGATCGCCGGGTCGAGATCACCGGCCCGGTCGACCGCAAGATGATCATCAATGCGCTGAACTGCGGCGCCAACGTCTTCATGGCCGATTTCGAGGACGCCTCGACGCCGACCTGGGCCAACATGGTCGAGGGCCAGTTCAACCTGATGGACGCGGTGCGGCGCCAGATCGACTACACCGATCCGCAGACCCAGAAGGCCTACAAGCTGAACGACAAGACCGCCGTGCTGTTCGTGCGGCCGCGCGGCTGGCATCTGCTGGAGAAGCACGTCACCGTCGACGGCAAGCCGATGTCGGGCTCGCTGTTCGATTTCGGCCTCTACTTCTTCCACAACGCCAAGGAGCTGCTGGCGCGCGGCAGCGGGCCGTACTTCTACCTGCCGAAGATGGAGAGCCATCTCGAGGCCCGGCTGTGGAACGACGTGTTCGTGCATGCGCAGAACGCGTGCGGCGTGCCGCAGAAGTCGATCAAGGGCACGGTGCTGATCGAGACCATCCTCGCCACCTTCGAGATGGACGAGATCCTGTGGGAGCTCAGGGACCATTCGGCCGGCCTCAATTGCGGCCGCTGGGACTACATCTTCTCATTCATCAAGAAGTTCCGCGAGCAGAGCTGGTCGGTGCTGCCCGACCGCGGCACGGTCGGCATGACCGCGCACTTCCTGCGCTCCTACAGCCAGCTCGTCATCAAGACCTGCCATCGCCGCGAGGTCCATGCGATGGGCGGCATGGCGGCGCAGATCCCGATCAAGAACGATCCCGCCGCCAACGAGGCGGCGATGGAGCGGGTGCGCGCCGACAAGAAGCGCGAGGCGGGCGACGGCCACGACGGCACCTGGGTGGCGCATCCCGGCCTGGTCGCCATCGCCAAGGCCGAGTTCGACGCCGTCATGAAGGAAGCCAACCAGATCGCGCGCAAGCGGCAGGACGTGCACGTCACGGCGGCCGACCTGATCAGGATGCCCGAGGGCCCCAAGACCGAGGCCGGCCTGCGCCAGAACGTGGCGGTCGGCATCGGCTATGTCGAGGCGTGGCTGCGCGGCATCGGCTGCGTGCCGCTGTTCAACCTGATGGAGGATGCCGCCACCGCCGAGATCAGCCGCGCGCAGGTCTGGCAGTGGGTGCGGCACGGCCAGAAGCTCGACGACGGCCGGCCGATCACCCGGGAGTTCGTGCGCCAGATCGTGCGCGAGGAGAACGACAAGGTGAAGGCGCAGATGGGCGAGGCGGCCTATGCCAAGGGGCGCTACGAGGACGCCGCCCAGCTCATGATCGACCTGGTCGAGCAGCCGCGCTTCGAGGAGTTCCTGACGCTGCCGGCCTACGACCGCATCATCGCCGACGAAAAGAAGGCGGCGGCTTAG
- a CDS encoding helix-turn-helix transcriptional regulator: MEVRTPADIVNLIVQARRTRGLTQVELSRRAGVSRAWLASVEAGKPRMDAGLILRTLAALGILLTAEANVRRTGRRKATKARHATPVDIDKIVEAARRRTAHG, encoded by the coding sequence GTGGAAGTGCGCACACCTGCAGACATCGTCAACTTGATCGTTCAGGCCCGGCGCACCCGGGGCCTCACCCAGGTCGAGCTCTCCCGACGGGCGGGAGTCAGCCGGGCCTGGTTGGCATCGGTCGAGGCCGGCAAGCCGAGAATGGATGCCGGCCTGATCCTTCGAACGCTTGCGGCGCTCGGCATACTCCTGACCGCCGAAGCAAACGTTCGACGAACCGGAAGGCGCAAGGCGACCAAAGCAAGGCACGCCACACCCGTCGACATCGACAAGATCGTCGAAGCGGCGAGGCGGCGTACGGCCCATGGCTGA
- a CDS encoding type II toxin-antitoxin system HipA family toxin: MADRSGTDRLVAIAEDRILGEIRTTKNRLSLVYAGKWQNDPDAYPLSLSMPLTATEYGHSQIEPWLWGLLPDNEAILSGWGRRFHVSPRNPFALLSHVGEDCPGAIQLIAPDKVDGILERPGQIQWLTEAEIAQRLKILKQDPSAWRAAHDTGQFSLAGAQPKTAFIHRNGRWGIPSGRLPTTHIFKPPSDAFPGHAENEHVCLRLAGMLGFPVAESRVLQFEKQIAIVVTRYDRVEARKTIRRAHQEDMCQALACPPTSNYQNQGGPGAKDIIDFLRVHSGNPQEDIWTFVQALGFNWLIGGTDAHAKNYSMLIGAGGRARLAPLYDMASILPYDFDRRKLKLAMSIGREYLLEHVDWRKWAKFSEQVHLPVDLLHQKLRDLALRLPDALSQIVRSARKEGLSAAALAGITKALEERAARCLKELS, translated from the coding sequence ATGGCTGACCGGTCCGGAACCGACAGGCTCGTTGCGATCGCCGAGGACCGCATCCTCGGCGAAATCAGAACAACGAAGAACCGCTTGAGCCTGGTGTATGCCGGCAAATGGCAGAACGACCCCGATGCCTATCCGCTTTCGCTGTCCATGCCCCTGACTGCAACGGAATATGGCCATTCTCAAATCGAACCTTGGCTATGGGGATTGCTTCCCGACAACGAAGCGATCCTGAGCGGATGGGGGAGACGCTTTCACGTCTCGCCTCGCAATCCGTTCGCCCTTCTCTCCCATGTGGGCGAGGATTGCCCTGGTGCCATTCAACTCATTGCGCCGGACAAAGTGGACGGCATCCTGGAGCGGCCCGGTCAAATACAATGGTTGACCGAGGCCGAAATCGCACAACGCCTCAAGATACTGAAGCAAGATCCGTCGGCATGGCGTGCCGCGCACGACACCGGCCAGTTCAGTCTCGCAGGCGCTCAACCCAAGACCGCATTCATCCATCGGAACGGCCGTTGGGGCATTCCCTCGGGTCGGCTACCGACGACACATATATTCAAGCCGCCCAGCGACGCGTTCCCTGGTCATGCCGAGAACGAGCACGTGTGCCTCCGTCTCGCCGGCATGCTCGGCTTTCCGGTCGCCGAATCGCGGGTTCTCCAGTTCGAGAAGCAGATCGCCATCGTGGTGACACGGTACGATCGGGTCGAGGCGCGAAAGACCATACGGCGCGCCCATCAGGAGGACATGTGTCAGGCGCTCGCCTGCCCGCCGACGAGCAATTATCAGAACCAGGGAGGGCCGGGCGCGAAAGACATCATTGATTTCTTGAGGGTGCACTCGGGCAACCCCCAGGAAGACATCTGGACCTTCGTTCAAGCCCTGGGTTTCAACTGGCTGATCGGCGGAACGGACGCGCACGCCAAGAACTATTCGATGCTGATCGGCGCCGGCGGCAGGGCCCGACTCGCCCCGTTGTACGACATGGCAAGCATCCTCCCCTACGACTTCGATCGCCGGAAGCTGAAGCTCGCGATGAGTATCGGTCGCGAGTACCTCCTGGAGCACGTCGACTGGCGCAAATGGGCGAAGTTCAGCGAGCAGGTCCATTTGCCGGTCGACCTTCTCCATCAAAAGCTTCGCGATCTCGCTCTTCGACTTCCCGACGCGCTCTCGCAAATCGTGCGTTCCGCCCGAAAGGAGGGCCTCAGTGCCGCTGCGCTGGCCGGCATCACCAAGGCCCTGGAGGAAAGGGCGGCTCGATGCCTGAAGGAATTGTCGTGA